The DNA sequence CGGCCTGCTGGACATGTTGCGCTTCGCCGCCGCGTTGATGTTGGTGATCTATCACTTCCTGTATCGCGGTGCTCGCGAGGGCGGTTACCTGGATCATTCCTTTGGCGCCGCCGGCGATTCAGTCGCGCTTGGCTATCTGGGCGTCAATCTGTTCTTCATGATCTCCGGATTTGTGATCATCTGGTCGGCAACAGGGCGTGACTGGTACGGATTTTCCATAAGCCGTCTGGCGCGGCTTTACCCCGCCCACCTGGCGGCGATGACAGTCACGTTTCTGGCGATGACATGGTGGGCCGAAGCGCCCTTCACCACCAATGCGTTGCAATGGCTAGCCAATCTGACCATGGTGGCGCCGATCTTCGGGGCTTCGTTCATGGATGGGGCATACTGGTCGATCGTCATTGAATTGATCTTTTACGCCTGGGTGGTCATCGGGTTGTTCACCGGGGTATTGCCACGCCATACCGACGTGGCGGTAGCCGTCTGGTTGGCGCTGGTCGTCGCCAACAACATGATCATCGGGTCGCGCCCGATCGAGCTGATGTTCCTGACCGAATACGGAGCCTATTTTGCCCTTGGCGCCATGGTCTGGCGGATATCTTCATTGGGCGGCAGCCGATTGCGCCTGTTCCTGGCCGGGCTGGCGCTGGTCATGACCTTCCACACTGCCGAGGTACAGCGGCTCGATGTCATTGCCCGGCTTGACGAAGCCTCTACGGCACTGACGGTGGCTTTGGCAAATGCCGGCATCGTCATCCTGTTTGTGCTGGCGGCGACACTGGGCCGCCATGTCAAAGCCGGACCCTGGGCTCTCGCGCTGGGCGGCATCAGCTATCCACTTTACCTGGTTCACCAGAATGCCGGCTACATCCTGATCAACGTCAGTGCGCCGGCAGTCGGCAAATGGGCGGCGTTTGCACTCGCGATTGCAATGTCACTGACTGTAAGCTGGTGGATTTACCGCCACGTCGAGCCAACTGGACGCCGGATCATTCGCGGGCTGTTTTCCCCCGCTGCACGTTTCCTGCCCCGCACCATGACGCAATACCCCGCGCCGGCCGAATAGCGGCTGCAAGAAGACGGGGCAAAAAGAAGGGGCGGCCAATGCAGCCGCCCCCGTTTTCTTGATTCCAAGGTGCCAAACCTGGCTTACTTGGCCAGTTGGTCGTCAATTCCCTTGACGTAGAAGTTCATACCGGAAAGCTCACCGTCTTCGGCGACAACGCCATCAGCAAGCCATTCGGTACCGTCCTGCTTGGTGATCGGGCCGGTGAAGGGGTGGAATTCACCGGATGTGATCTTGGCCTGGGTTTCTTCAGCCATGGCTTTCACGTCGTCAGGCATGTTGGTGTAAGCCGCCATCACGACGTGGCCTTCGGCCATTCCGCCCCAAGTCCGCGACTGCTCCCAGGTGCCATCAAGCACGGCCTGGATGCGTTCGAGATAATAGGGGCCCCATTCGTCAACGATGGCCGTCAACTGGGTTTCCTTGCCGAAGTTGTACATGTCGGATGCCTGTCCGAATGCATGCGCGCCACGTTCGGCGGCCACCTGCATTGGTGCCGTGGAATCAGTGTGCTGGGTCAGGATATCGGCACCCTGATCGAGCAATGCCTTGGCAGCATCGGCTTCCTTGCCTGGGTCAAACCAGGTATTGGACCAGATTACCTTCAGCTTGAAATCGGGATTGACCGACTGCGCGCCGAGCATGAAAGAGTTGATACCCTGAATAACTTCGGGGATCGGGAACGAGGCAATGTAGCCTGCAGTGCCGACTTCGGACACTTTCGCCGCGATCTGGCCGAGGACATAGCGGCCCTGATAGAAGCGGGAATCATAGGTCGCAACATTGGGGTGTTCGGTCTTATAGCCGGTTGCGTGCTCGAACTTGATCTCCGGAAAGTCCTTGGCGACCTTGTTGGTCTGATCCATGTAGCCGAAGGACGTGGTGAAGATGATGTTGCAGCCCGAACGGGCGAAACGTTCAATGGCGCGTTCGGCGTCTGCACCTTCAGGCACGCTTTCGAGATAAGCGGTCTCGACCTTGTCGCCAAGCTTTTCCTCGACAAACTGGCGGCCCTGATCGTGCTGATAGGACCAGCCGAAATCGCCTACTGGTCCGACGTAAATGAAGCAGGCCTTGACCTTGTCCATGGCTTCGGCATTTGCCGGAGCAGAGAAGCCGGCGAGCGCAGTGGCCGCGGCGAGGAGAAAAAACGTCTTCTTCATTGAGTTCACCCTGTCTGGTTGGTTGTTGGTATCGTGCCGGAGATCTTTGTCTATCTTTCCGGTACAAAGGGTTTGCCGAGCGATGCCGGCGTGTTGATCAGCGTCATCCTCCGATTCAGCGATATGATAACCAGTACCGCAATCGTGGCGAGGTAGGGAAGAGCTGAAAGGAATTGTGATGGGATTCCAAGGCCCAGTGCCTGTGCATGCAACTGCCCGATCGAGACTGCGCCGAACAGATAGGCGCCGGCCAGCACCCGGCTCGGCCGCCAGGATGCAAAGACGACAAGCGCCAGGGCAATCCAGCCACGCCCCGCGGTCATGTTCTCAACCCATTGCGGCGTATAGACGATCGACAGATGGGCACCGGCAAGACCGGCGCAGGCGCCTCCGAACATCACTGCAAGATAGCGTGTGCGCACCACATTGACGCCCAGCGCATGAGCGGATGAGTGGTTGTCGCCGATGGCGCGCAGCCTCAGACCTGCCCGGCTTCTGAACAAAAACCAGTTTACGCCCACCACGGCAAGGATCGAGGTGTAGAAGATAGGATCCTGATCAAACAGCAACCGGCCGATGAACGGGATGTCGGACAGAAGCGGAATGGCAATAGATTCAAGTTTCAGCCCCGGCAGACCGATGAAGGACTCGCCGATCATGCCGGACAGGCCCAGCCCGAGGATGGTCAAGGCAAGCCCTGTGGCCACCTGATTGGCAACCAGCGTCAGAGTGAGGAAACCAAAAAGCGTAGAAAACAGCATGCCCGCGATCAAGCCGCCAAGAGCGCCCAGCCCGGCCGATCCGGTAATCTGGGCCACAGCGAAGGCTACAACCGCGCCCATGATCATCATGCCTTCGACGCCGAGATTGAGAACGCCTGAGCGTTCGACAACCAGTTCGCCGATGGCCGCCAGCAGCAGCGGTGTGGCCGCCGTCATGATCGTCAAAATAATAGCCTGGGTCATGTCCATCAGGCGGCACTCCCTTTGCGTGCCGAGCTGAACACCAGCCGGATGCGGTAATGGATCAGCGTGTCGCAGCCCAGAACGAAGAACAACAACAATCCCTGAAACAGCCGCGTCACCTTGTCGGTGATGCCGATCGAGATTTGCGCCGCTTCTCCGCCGAGATAGGTCAAGGCCAACACCAGGCCGGCAGCGACAATGCCGAGCGGGTTGAGCCGGCCCAGGAAGGCCACGATGATGGCGGTAAAGCCATAGCCAGGAGAAATCACCGGACGCAATTGACCGATGGCCCCGGAGACCTCGGAAATGCCGGCAAGCCCGGCCAGCGCGCCGGACAGCAGGAAAGCGAAATAGACCATCTTCTTGTCGGAAAACCCGGCAAACCGCCCTGCCCGCGCCGATTGTCCCAGCACGGTGATTTCAAAACCCTTCAGT is a window from the Hoeflea sp. IMCC20628 genome containing:
- a CDS encoding acyltransferase translates to MRTTQPSPLAANRYQRNGLLDMLRFAAALMLVIYHFLYRGAREGGYLDHSFGAAGDSVALGYLGVNLFFMISGFVIIWSATGRDWYGFSISRLARLYPAHLAAMTVTFLAMTWWAEAPFTTNALQWLANLTMVAPIFGASFMDGAYWSIVIELIFYAWVVIGLFTGVLPRHTDVAVAVWLALVVANNMIIGSRPIELMFLTEYGAYFALGAMVWRISSLGGSRLRLFLAGLALVMTFHTAEVQRLDVIARLDEASTALTVALANAGIVILFVLAATLGRHVKAGPWALALGGISYPLYLVHQNAGYILINVSAPAVGKWAAFALAIAMSLTVSWWIYRHVEPTGRRIIRGLFSPAARFLPRTMTQYPAPAE
- a CDS encoding BMP family ABC transporter substrate-binding protein, encoding MKKTFFLLAAATALAGFSAPANAEAMDKVKACFIYVGPVGDFGWSYQHDQGRQFVEEKLGDKVETAYLESVPEGADAERAIERFARSGCNIIFTTSFGYMDQTNKVAKDFPEIKFEHATGYKTEHPNVATYDSRFYQGRYVLGQIAAKVSEVGTAGYIASFPIPEVIQGINSFMLGAQSVNPDFKLKVIWSNTWFDPGKEADAAKALLDQGADILTQHTDSTAPMQVAAERGAHAFGQASDMYNFGKETQLTAIVDEWGPYYLERIQAVLDGTWEQSRTWGGMAEGHVVMAAYTNMPDDVKAMAEETQAKITSGEFHPFTGPITKQDGTEWLADGVVAEDGELSGMNFYVKGIDDQLAK
- a CDS encoding ABC transporter permease, with the protein product MDMTQAIILTIMTAATPLLLAAIGELVVERSGVLNLGVEGMMIMGAVVAFAVAQITGSAGLGALGGLIAGMLFSTLFGFLTLTLVANQVATGLALTILGLGLSGMIGESFIGLPGLKLESIAIPLLSDIPFIGRLLFDQDPIFYTSILAVVGVNWFLFRSRAGLRLRAIGDNHSSAHALGVNVVRTRYLAVMFGGACAGLAGAHLSIVYTPQWVENMTAGRGWIALALVVFASWRPSRVLAGAYLFGAVSIGQLHAQALGLGIPSQFLSALPYLATIAVLVIISLNRRMTLINTPASLGKPFVPER